A genomic segment from Haloarcula limicola encodes:
- the rhcE gene encoding 2-keto-3-deoxy-L-rhamnonate dehydrogenase (part of the rhamnose catabolism pathway) — protein MKAIVQTGPRSVETQEREMPTIDADEVLVKVHTAGLCGSDAHAYKYDGGYEWIPIPRVMGHEYSGEVVDVGADVEDFTEGQKVIEEPIHDCGQCFQCKNGQPNVCQNFSITGMHRDGAYAEYVAVESKHLHAVPEDVPLRHAAITEPTSIATRAVFSQSETTPGDNVLIEGPGPIGVLVAAVADSLGANVVVSGLDQDAVYRLPLLEDLGIETINAQSESLEDRAEAFTDGIGFDVVFDSTGHHTGVGTAAEFVRKGGQVVVVGIPNDDSEFALTDVVRGEVDINTSYGSTWTNFEQALRLMERGEIDVDAILDASFSTDDPGAAFESFLDSETCKPVFQFAE, from the coding sequence ATGAAAGCAATTGTTCAGACGGGTCCCCGTTCCGTGGAGACACAGGAGCGGGAGATGCCGACGATAGACGCGGACGAAGTTCTCGTCAAGGTCCACACGGCGGGGCTGTGCGGGAGCGACGCGCACGCCTACAAGTACGACGGCGGGTACGAGTGGATCCCCATCCCTCGTGTCATGGGCCACGAGTACTCCGGCGAAGTCGTCGACGTGGGAGCCGACGTGGAAGACTTCACCGAGGGACAGAAAGTCATCGAGGAACCGATCCACGACTGCGGGCAGTGTTTCCAGTGTAAGAACGGGCAGCCCAACGTCTGTCAGAACTTCTCTATCACGGGAATGCACAGAGACGGGGCCTACGCGGAGTACGTCGCGGTCGAGTCGAAACACCTCCACGCCGTCCCCGAAGACGTCCCGCTCCGGCACGCGGCGATCACGGAGCCGACGAGCATCGCCACTCGCGCGGTCTTCAGTCAGTCGGAGACGACGCCGGGCGACAACGTCCTGATCGAGGGACCGGGACCGATCGGCGTCCTCGTGGCGGCCGTCGCCGACTCGCTTGGCGCGAACGTCGTCGTCTCCGGGCTCGACCAGGACGCGGTGTATCGGCTACCGTTGCTAGAGGACCTCGGCATCGAGACCATCAACGCCCAGTCCGAGAGCCTCGAAGACCGCGCCGAGGCGTTCACCGACGGCATCGGGTTCGACGTCGTGTTCGACTCGACGGGCCATCACACCGGCGTCGGGACCGCCGCCGAGTTCGTCCGGAAGGGCGGACAGGTCGTCGTCGTCGGCATCCCGAACGACGACAGCGAGTTCGCGCTGACCGACGTGGTCCGCGGCGAGGTGGACATCAACACCTCCTACGGGTCGACGTGGACGAACTTCGAGCAGGCGCTCCGACTGATGGAACGAGGGGAGATAGACGTCGACGCGATACTGGACGCCTCCTTCAGCACGGACGACCCCGGAGCCGCCTTCGAGTCGTTCCTCGACTCGGAGACCTGCAAACCGGTGTTCCAGTTCGCGGAGTGA
- a CDS encoding LUD domain-containing protein — MATTDTSFERALDELGVSVTRAESDTVREQIEETAIAPAIGVPLAETFGDTAFSLAETSVEVDPTPATLRDATTGVTGAQLGIADYGTLVLSLTERASELVSLFVERHVAVVRAADVVGEMDAAIEELDAEFSETRGSAILATGPSATADMGALVKGAHGPKEVHVVLVEEGE; from the coding sequence ATGGCAACCACCGACACATCTTTCGAGCGCGCTCTGGACGAACTGGGCGTCTCGGTCACCCGCGCCGAGAGCGACACAGTTCGAGAACAGATCGAGGAGACCGCCATAGCACCGGCCATCGGCGTCCCGCTGGCGGAGACGTTCGGTGACACCGCGTTCTCGCTCGCGGAGACGTCCGTCGAGGTCGACCCGACGCCCGCGACGCTCCGCGACGCGACGACCGGCGTGACCGGCGCGCAGTTGGGAATCGCGGACTACGGGACGCTCGTCCTCTCGCTGACGGAGCGGGCGAGCGAACTCGTGAGCCTCTTCGTCGAGCGACACGTCGCGGTCGTTCGAGCGGCCGACGTCGTCGGAGAGATGGACGCCGCGATCGAGGAACTGGACGCGGAGTTCTCGGAGACGCGTGGGAGCGCGATTCTGGCGACCGGTCCCAGCGCGACGGCCGACATGGGGGCACTCGTGAAAGGCGCGCACGGCCCGAAGGAGGTCCACGTCGTCCTCGTCGAGGAGGGCGAGTGA